Proteins encoded within one genomic window of Alcanivorax sp. REN37:
- the pheT gene encoding phenylalanine--tRNA ligase subunit beta translates to MLFNESWLREWANPELDTAALMHQLTMAGLEVDGVAPACAPFSGVVVAEVLSTAPHPDADKLTLCQVHDGSSTVPVVCGAPNVRAGLRVAFARVGAVLPGDFRIKPAKLRGQPSEGMLCGASELGLEDKIDGLLELPADAPLGVDVREYLQLDDAVIEVDLTPNRADCLSLRGLAREVGVLNRVPVTEPRIDAVTASHDQSFPVAVSAPEDCPRYLGRVVRGVNLSAPTPLWMVERLRRAGIRSIDAVVDVTNYVLLELGQPMHAFDLARLQQGIEVRKARSGEKLELLDGQSVALRDDTLVIADAQGPLAMAGVMGGKASAVTADTTDLMLESAFFAPLSVAGKARSYGLHTDSSHRFERGVDPQLQRLAMERATALILSISGGEAGPIVEVVSEAHLPIATPIALSAAKVNQVLGLDIADADIEDMLQRLGMTLAPQQPGQWLVTAPSWRFDMAIEADLIEDVARVYGYDLLPSWLPAVRSSADTAPENRIPGRQVANLLVDRGYLEAITYSFVDPAMQHALAPDVTPLALANPISSELGVMRTTLWAGLLTAAQRNLNRQITRLRLFEQGLRFVPQGDQLEQLPMVAGLIYGSARPQHFDDAARKVDFFDLKGDVEALLALAGRAEPVRFVPDQHPVLHPGQSARVVRDTVDGEVELGWLGRIHPAVAGKLDLSDELYLFELCADALAQRPLPRFAPVSDQPSVRRDLAFVVDRAVLAGDVLTAVRRAGGEQLRDVRLFDVYQGEHMAPEQKSLALGLTFQDRSRTLGEADINELVTAVIQLVKQEFNASLRE, encoded by the coding sequence ATGCTTTTCAACGAATCCTGGCTCCGCGAATGGGCCAACCCAGAGCTTGATACCGCGGCGCTGATGCACCAGCTGACCATGGCTGGTCTGGAAGTGGACGGCGTAGCGCCGGCCTGTGCTCCGTTCAGCGGCGTGGTGGTGGCGGAAGTGCTCAGCACGGCGCCGCATCCCGATGCCGACAAACTGACGCTGTGCCAGGTGCATGACGGCAGCAGCACGGTGCCGGTAGTCTGCGGTGCGCCGAACGTGCGCGCCGGTCTGCGTGTGGCGTTCGCCCGTGTGGGGGCGGTGCTGCCGGGCGACTTCCGTATCAAGCCGGCCAAGCTACGCGGCCAGCCGTCGGAAGGCATGCTGTGCGGTGCCAGCGAGCTGGGTTTGGAAGATAAAATTGACGGTCTGCTGGAGTTGCCGGCGGACGCGCCACTGGGCGTCGACGTACGGGAATACCTGCAACTGGATGACGCCGTCATCGAAGTGGATCTGACACCGAACCGCGCTGACTGCTTGAGCCTGCGTGGCTTGGCCCGTGAGGTCGGCGTGCTCAACCGAGTGCCGGTCACCGAGCCGCGCATCGATGCGGTCACGGCGAGCCACGATCAGAGCTTCCCGGTAGCGGTGAGTGCGCCTGAAGATTGCCCGCGCTACCTCGGCCGCGTGGTGCGCGGTGTGAACCTGTCTGCACCGACGCCGCTGTGGATGGTCGAGCGTCTGCGGCGCGCCGGTATCCGCAGCATCGACGCGGTGGTGGACGTGACCAACTATGTGCTGCTGGAACTGGGGCAGCCGATGCACGCCTTCGATCTGGCACGGTTGCAGCAGGGCATTGAAGTCCGCAAAGCACGCAGCGGTGAAAAGCTGGAGCTGCTCGATGGCCAGTCGGTCGCCTTGCGCGACGATACGCTGGTGATTGCCGATGCCCAAGGCCCGCTGGCGATGGCGGGCGTCATGGGCGGTAAAGCATCGGCAGTCACCGCCGACACCACCGACCTGATGCTGGAAAGCGCCTTTTTTGCGCCGCTCTCGGTGGCCGGCAAAGCGCGTAGCTATGGTCTGCACACGGATTCGTCCCACCGCTTCGAACGCGGCGTTGATCCGCAGTTGCAGCGGCTGGCGATGGAGCGTGCCACGGCACTGATTTTGTCTATCAGTGGCGGCGAAGCCGGTCCGATTGTGGAAGTGGTGAGCGAGGCACATCTGCCGATTGCCACCCCGATTGCGCTCAGCGCCGCCAAGGTTAACCAGGTGCTAGGGCTGGATATCGCCGATGCCGACATTGAGGACATGCTGCAGCGGCTCGGCATGACGCTGGCGCCGCAGCAGCCCGGCCAGTGGTTGGTCACGGCGCCGAGCTGGCGTTTTGACATGGCGATCGAGGCCGACTTGATTGAGGACGTGGCACGAGTCTATGGCTATGACCTGCTGCCGTCCTGGTTGCCGGCGGTGCGCAGCAGTGCCGACACCGCTCCGGAAAACCGTATTCCCGGCCGGCAGGTGGCGAATCTACTGGTGGACCGGGGTTATCTGGAGGCTATTACTTACAGCTTCGTCGATCCCGCCATGCAGCACGCCCTGGCGCCGGACGTTACGCCGTTGGCGCTGGCCAATCCGATTTCCAGCGAACTTGGAGTGATGCGCACCACGCTGTGGGCCGGTCTGTTGACGGCGGCTCAGCGTAACCTCAACCGCCAAATCACCCGGCTGCGCCTGTTCGAGCAGGGACTGCGCTTTGTGCCGCAGGGCGATCAGCTTGAGCAGCTGCCGATGGTGGCCGGCCTGATTTACGGCTCCGCCCGGCCGCAGCATTTCGATGATGCCGCCCGCAAAGTCGACTTCTTCGATCTCAAAGGTGATGTGGAAGCATTGCTGGCTTTGGCGGGGCGCGCAGAGCCGGTGCGCTTCGTGCCGGATCAACATCCGGTGCTCCATCCGGGGCAGAGCGCGCGCGTGGTGCGTGACACCGTTGACGGTGAGGTCGAGCTGGGCTGGCTTGGCCGCATCCACCCGGCGGTGGCGGGCAAGCTGGATCTGTCCGATGAGCTATACCTGTTCGAGCTGTGCGCCGACGCACTGGCACAGCGGCCGCTGCCCAGGTTCGCGCCGGTGTCCGATCAGCCGTCTGTGCGCCGCGACTTGGCCTTCGTCGTTGATCGCGCAGTACTGGCCGGTGACGTGCTGACCGCAGTACGCCGCGCGGGCGGCGAACAACTGCGCGATGTGCGGCTGTTCGACGTCTACCAAGGCGAGCACATGGCGCCGGAGCAGAAGAGCCTAGCGCTGGGCTTGACGTTCCAAGATCGTTCGCGCACGCTTGGCGAGGCCGATATCAATGAGTTGGTAACGGCGGTAATTCAGCTTGTAAAACAAGAGTTTAACGCCTCTTTGAGGGAGTGA
- the ihfA gene encoding integration host factor subunit alpha, with protein sequence MAALTKADLSETLHEVLGLSKREAKEMVEAFFEEIRSALEKNVQVKLSGFGNFDLRDKNERPGRNPKTGEEIPISARRVVTFRPGQKLKQRVDDYVGTGE encoded by the coding sequence ATGGCCGCACTCACCAAGGCGGATCTGTCTGAAACCCTGCACGAAGTGCTCGGACTCAGTAAGCGTGAAGCCAAAGAAATGGTGGAAGCGTTTTTTGAGGAGATCCGCTCCGCACTGGAAAAAAACGTGCAAGTGAAGCTGTCCGGGTTCGGCAACTTTGATCTGCGCGACAAGAATGAGCGTCCCGGGCGCAATCCCAAGACCGGCGAGGAAATCCCCATTTCCGCGCGCCGTGTGGTGACCTTCCGGCCGGGGCAAAAGCTCAAGCAGCGGGTAGACGACTATGTTGGAACCGGGGAATAA
- a CDS encoding MerR family transcriptional regulator has translation MLEPGNNSELPAIPGKRYFTIGEVSELCDVKPHVLRYWEQEFPQLKPVKRRGNRRYYQRQDVLVIRQIRSLLYEQGYTIGGARQQLVEANSGEQASHYQQLIRQMVSELEEVLQSLEKP, from the coding sequence ATGTTGGAACCGGGGAATAACAGCGAGCTGCCGGCGATCCCCGGCAAGCGCTATTTCACCATTGGTGAAGTCAGCGAGCTGTGCGATGTGAAGCCCCACGTGCTGCGCTACTGGGAACAGGAGTTCCCGCAGCTGAAGCCGGTGAAGCGGCGCGGGAACCGCCGTTACTACCAGCGCCAAGACGTGCTGGTTATCCGTCAGATCCGCAGCTTGCTGTACGAGCAGGGTTATACCATTGGCGGTGCCCGCCAGCAGCTGGTGGAAGCCAACAGCGGCGAGCAGGCCAGCCACTACCAACAGCTGATTCGCCAGATGGTGTCCGAGCTGGAAGAAGTGCTGCAGTCATTGGAAAAGCCCTGA
- a CDS encoding Na/Pi cotransporter family protein, protein MLDAVLGMLAGVGLFMFGMKTLSDALREVAGERLRRWLARATGTPLMGVATGAGVTALLQSSTATTVMTVGFVGGGLLTFQQSVGVVFGANLGSSSMGWLVTGAGQADGLMRWTAASLFGGAMLALLGRGRTVLWGRVLAGASLLLMGLEWMQDAAASGAVDWLLPAEMPDDSLLGRALLVVLGMALVPLLQSSGAGVAITLTLLGNGSIEFQQATAVVVGLNIGTTFTALLASIGGSVAMRRTALAHLFFNLGTAAMVGFMLTPAADAALWLTGGAEQTALALFHTGFSVLGIVLFLPLLEPFCRFIAWVAPDKQSSGISMPDAALLEDAGASLDAVQDACGQLSRDWCEALASALGGDWERQPVAALSVNAPMMLAQIERYLIQVPVSTDVPGQVERYGVLMHWTDHLRRLGQRAENVPPTAVLRGDAGICRTATLVGGLLGRLAEGPVDKALLLRLDRAEALLRRRLDRHRRRTLDVARRHAASVEVQFARTDAMRWLYRTLHHGRSLAWHRHQAVAVREPGLE, encoded by the coding sequence ATGCTCGACGCAGTGCTTGGCATGTTGGCCGGGGTCGGCCTGTTCATGTTTGGCATGAAAACCCTGTCTGATGCGCTGCGGGAGGTGGCGGGTGAGCGCCTGCGCCGCTGGTTGGCGCGCGCCACCGGGACGCCACTAATGGGCGTCGCCACGGGGGCTGGGGTGACGGCGCTGCTGCAAAGTTCGACCGCGACCACGGTGATGACGGTGGGATTCGTGGGCGGCGGGTTGCTGACATTCCAGCAGTCGGTGGGGGTGGTGTTCGGCGCCAACCTCGGCTCCAGTTCGATGGGTTGGTTGGTGACCGGAGCCGGGCAGGCGGACGGCTTAATGCGCTGGACTGCCGCCAGTTTGTTTGGTGGTGCCATGTTGGCGCTGCTGGGACGCGGCCGCACCGTGCTGTGGGGCCGGGTGCTGGCCGGCGCTTCGCTGCTATTGATGGGGCTGGAGTGGATGCAGGACGCGGCAGCGTCCGGTGCCGTGGATTGGTTGCTGCCGGCCGAAATGCCGGATGACAGCCTACTTGGTCGTGCGCTGTTGGTAGTGCTGGGGATGGCACTGGTGCCGCTGCTGCAGTCGTCCGGTGCCGGGGTGGCGATCACGCTGACACTGCTTGGCAACGGCAGTATTGAGTTCCAGCAGGCCACGGCGGTGGTGGTGGGGCTGAACATCGGCACCACCTTCACGGCGTTGCTGGCGTCGATTGGCGGCTCGGTGGCGATGCGGCGCACGGCGCTGGCGCACCTGTTCTTTAACCTCGGTACCGCGGCGATGGTTGGGTTCATGCTGACACCAGCGGCGGATGCGGCGCTGTGGCTGACCGGCGGCGCTGAACAGACTGCGTTGGCGCTGTTCCATACCGGGTTCAGTGTGCTCGGGATTGTGTTGTTCCTGCCCTTGCTGGAGCCCTTTTGCCGTTTCATCGCTTGGGTGGCGCCGGACAAGCAATCCTCCGGTATATCGATGCCGGACGCGGCGCTGCTGGAAGATGCCGGCGCCTCATTGGATGCGGTGCAGGACGCCTGCGGGCAGTTGTCCCGCGACTGGTGTGAGGCGCTGGCGTCAGCCTTGGGGGGCGACTGGGAGCGCCAGCCGGTGGCGGCGCTGTCGGTCAACGCGCCGATGATGCTGGCACAGATTGAGCGTTATCTGATCCAGGTGCCGGTGAGCACCGACGTGCCCGGGCAGGTGGAGCGCTATGGGGTACTGATGCACTGGACCGACCACTTAAGGCGGCTTGGTCAGCGTGCGGAAAATGTGCCGCCGACGGCGGTGCTGCGCGGCGATGCTGGCATCTGCCGCACAGCGACGTTGGTAGGAGGGCTGCTCGGGCGGCTGGCCGAGGGGCCGGTGGACAAGGCGCTGCTACTGCGGCTTGATCGTGCAGAGGCCTTGCTGCGCCGCCGCCTCGACCGGCACCGCCGTCGCACCTTGGACGTGGCACGCCGACATGCGGCCTCGGTGGAAGTACAGTTTGCTCGCACTGACGCCATGCGCTGGCTGTATCGCACACTACATCACGGCCGCAGTCTTGCTTGGCATCGTCACCAAGCGGTGGCGGTGCGGGAGCCGGGGCTAGAGTAA